Proteins co-encoded in one Cucurbita pepo subsp. pepo cultivar mu-cu-16 chromosome LG15, ASM280686v2, whole genome shotgun sequence genomic window:
- the LOC111811593 gene encoding probable 2-oxoglutarate-dependent dioxygenase At5g05600 — protein MKEFDQAFIQAPEHRPNLSAVESDGIPIIDLSPIFNSPDGTFPDDLVRQIASASIDWGFFLVVNHGVPAEKRRRMEAASREFFERSLEEKRTVMKVEGMVTGYSDMELTKNVRDWKEVFDFIVADPTVVPVSPEPDDHRLTHWTNRWPTYMPEFREAGKEYAEELEKLGHKLVELIAVSLGLPAQRFRDYFKEKTSMVRLNHYPPCSLPEMALGVGRHNDPGVLTMLAQDDVGGLEVKRKRDGEWIRVKPVPDSYVVNVGNVTQVWSNERYESVEHRVMVNDKKERYSIAFFFNPSHSTIVEPLEELIDPENPPKYQSYLWGKLLFNKCARLSRDLKL, from the exons ATGAAGGAGTTTGATCAAGCCTTCATCCAAGCCCCGGAGCACCGCCCCAATCTCTCCGCCGTTGAATCCGACGGCATCCCCATCATCGACCTCTCTCCGATCTTCAACTCCCCCGACGGTACCTTCCCCGACGATTTGGTCCGACAAATCGCCTCTGCTTCCATAGACTGGGGATTCTTTCTTGTGGTCAACCACGGCGTCCCCGCCGAGAAGCGGCGGCGGATGGAGGCCGCGTCTCGGGAGTTTTTCGAGCGGAGTTTGGAAGAGAAGAGAACAGTGATGAAAGTGGAAGGGATGGTCACTGGCTATTCTGATATGGAGCTCACCAAGAACGTTAGAGATTGGAAGGAGGTCTTTGATTTCATTGTGGCCGATCCCACCGTCGTCCCCGTGTCGCCCGAGCCTGATGATCATCGGTTGACTCATTGGACCAATCGATGGCCGACATACATGCCGGAATTCAG AGAGGCTGGTAAGGAATATGCCGAAGAATTAGAGAAACTTGGCCACAAATTAGTGGAACTTATCGCGGTTAGCTTGGGATTACCGGCGCAAAGGTTTCGAGATTATTTCAAAGAGAAAACAAGTATGGTGAGACTGAATCATTATCCTCCATGCTCGTTGCCAGAAATGGCTCTCGGTGTGGGTCGTCACAATGACCCCGGCGTCTTAACGATGCTTGCCCAAGACGATGTCGGAGGGCTagaagtgaaaaggaaaagagatggAGAGTGGATTCGGGTCAAACCCGTACCCGATTCTTACGTCGTCAATGTTGGCAACGTTACTCAG GTTTGGAGCAATGAGAGGTACGAGAGCGTGGAGCATAGGGTTATGGTAAACgacaaaaaggaaagataTTCCATTGCGTTCTTCTTCAACCCATCTCATTCCACCATTGTCGAACCtttggaagaactcatcgatCCCGAAAACCCTCCGAAATACCAATCGTACTTATGGGGGAAgcttctttttaataaatgtgcaAGGCTTTCAAGAGACTTAAAGCTGTAA
- the LOC111811594 gene encoding probable 2-oxoglutarate-dependent dioxygenase At5g05600 — translation MDDFDQAFIQAPEHRPKLSDPEADGIPTVDLSPIFNSPDGTFPDDLVRQIASASADWGFFFVVNHGVPPEKQRRIEAAARVFFGQSLEEKRKVRRDEGLVTGYSNTELTKNVRDWKEVFDFVVADPTVVPASPEPDDDQLTLWTNRWPEYLPEFRKACEEYVEELEKLGHKLMELLAVSLGLPAERFRDYFKETTSFGRLNHYPPCPSPELALGVGRHKDPGVLTVLAQDDEVEGLEVKRKRDGEWIRVKPVPDSYVVNVGEITQAWSNERYESVEHRAMVNHKRERYSIAFFFNPSHSTIVEPLKELIDPENPPKYKSYSWGKYLSNRMLSNFKKLNADNIQVSHFKISN, via the exons ATGGACGATTTCGATCAGGCCTTCATCCAAGCCCCCGAGCACCGCCCCAAGCTATCCGACCCCGAAGCCGACGGCATCCCCACCGTCGACCTCTCTCCGATCTTCAACTCCCCCGACGGTACCTTCCCCGATGATTTGGTCCGACAAATCGCCTCTGCTTCCGCAGACTGGGGATTCTTTTTTGTGGTCAACCACGGCGTCCCCCCCGAGAAGCAGCGCCGGATCGAGGCCGCTGCCCGGGTGTTTTTCGGGCAGAGTTTGGAAGAGAAGAGGAAAGTGAGGAGAGATGAAGGGCTAGTGACCGGCTACTCTAATACGGAGCTCACCAAGAATGTCAGAGATTGGAAGGAGGTGTTTGATTTCGTTGTGGCTGATCCCACCGTCGTTCCGGCGTCGCCGGAGCCTGATGATGACCAGTTGACTCTGTGGACCAACCGATGGCCGGAATACCTGCCGGAATTCAG GAAGGCTTGCGAGGAATATGTTGAAGAACTGGAGAAGCTTGGCCACAAATTAATGGAATTGCTCGCCGTTAGCTTGGGATTACCGGCGGAGAGATTTCGAGATTATTTCAAAGAGACGACGAGTTTTGGGAGACTGAATCACTATCCGCCGTGCCCTTCGCCGGAGCTAGCTCTCGGCGTCGGCCGCCATAAGGACCCTGGCGTCTTGACGGTGCTTGCCCAAGACGACGAAGTGGAAGGGCTGGAAgtgaaaaggaagagagatgGAGAGTGGATTCGGGTCAAACCCGTACCCGATTCGTACGTTGTCAATGTCGGAGAAATTACTCAG GCTTGGAGCAATGAGAGGTACGAGAGCGTGGAGCATAGAGCTATGGTTAACCACAAAAGGGAAAGATATTCCAttgccttcttcttcaacccaTCTCACTCCACCATTGTCGAGCCTTTGAAAGAACTCATAGATCCCGAAAACCCTCCCAAATACAAATCTTACTCATGGGGGAAGTACCTTTCGAATAGAATGCTCAGTAACTTTAAGAAACTGAATGCCGACAACATTCAAGTTTCTCACTTTAAGATCTCTAACTAG
- the LOC111811596 gene encoding uncharacterized protein LOC111811596, whose protein sequence is MEEEKKPLRAATEPPSSQVQEIEEESGVKEEAPSKSSGGGGGGWGGWGFSAFSVLSDLQKAAEEISRNAASVAQTAAKSIVDLKNEDEEVEPSKEKEVEDSAAESESEDENDKLRKSALDKLEKASEDSVFGQGLKVLDTSVENIASGAWKALGSALRGGSDFVHKLENSAANIAETIQHQGIPAAAGSVAPSLLEKGKALTTKGMEVLELVGRETMDLLITETGIEVEKTSNEGEPQAKEDQLEDDEVTFDRCFYIYGGPEQLEELEALSNHYTLLFNRRKGKLSQDQKSMYDGKLKQVQQVFSLSNEMEGSSLTLEKGKKLEVGEEGNDEMKSLYDSSVSKAAEMAAGFGSSITELAVPEIMQRTVDRLESLHSEGVHRLSEMCYFAASQLLKLGKSIITNANKVEDDDDDDDVKIQWPEDSVEKAEIIRLKALSMTGYIDSLSNSFITGLSDVSKAYQAAMSAAPANSLKGPLQTSVQDKADAFSEHLRADHTTAFCKIQDGLQYLSYLVLSTSMPSA, encoded by the exons AtggaggaagagaagaagcCACTGAGGGCGGCGACGGAACCTCCTAGCAGCCAAGTTCaagagattgaagaagaaagcgGCGTAAAAGAAGAAGCGCCTTCAAAAAGtagcggcggaggaggaggaggctgGGGAGGTTGGGGATTCTCTGCGTTTTCTGTTCTCTCAGATCTCCAGAAGGCCGCCGAAGAGATCTCCCGAAAT GCTGCTTCCGTTGCACAGACAGCAGCTAAAAGCATCgtagacttgaaaaatgaagatgaGGAGGTGGAGCCTTCCAAGGAGAAAGAAGTAGAAGATTCTGCAGCTGAAAGTGAAAGTGAAGACGAGAATGATAAGCTACGAAAATCTGCCTTGGATAAATTAGAGAAGGCCAGCGAGGATTCAGTTTTTGGCCAG GGCTTAAAGGTGCTGGACACTTCTGTGGAGAATATAGCTTCGGGAGCATGGAAAGCCCTGGGAAGTGCATTGAGGGGGGGCAGTGATTTCGTTCACAA GCTTGAGAATTCAGCTGCAAATATTGCAGAAACCATTCAACATCAAGGAATACCAGCGGCAGCTGGTTCTGTTGCACCATCATTATTGGAG AAAGGGAAGGCTCTCACAACAAAGGGAATGGAAGTTCTTGAGCTTGTTGGAAGGGAAACCATGGATTTACTGATTACAGAGACTGGCATTGAAGTTGAGAAGACCTCTAATGAAGGCGAACCACAAGCCAAGGAGGATCAATTAGAAGATGATGAAGTGACATTCGATCGATGCTTTTATATATATGGAGGTCCAGAACAGTTAGAG GAGTTGGAGGCCCTGTCCAACCACtatactttattatttaaccgaaggaaaggaaaattatCTCAGGACCAGAAATCTATGTATGATGGAAAGCTTAAACAGGTCCAGCAAGTTTTCAGTTTGAGTAATGAAATGGAAGGAAGCAGTTTAACATtagaaaaaggtaaaaagttGGAAGTTGGAGAAGAGGGAAATGATGAGATGAAGAGTTTATATGATTCTAGTGTCAGCAAGGCTGCTGAAATGGCCGCAGG GTTTGGAAGTTCCATAACCGAACTCGCTGTTCCTGAAATTATGCAAAGGACCGTCGACAGATTAGAATCGCTTCATTCGGAAGGAGTCCAT AGACTCTCAGAAATGTGTTATTTTGCCGCGTCTCAATTGCTGAAGCTTGGAAAATCCATTATAACAAATGCTAACAAAGTTGaggacgacgacgacgacgatgacGTAAAAATCCAATGGCCCGAAGATTCTGTTGAAAAAGCTGAAATCATTAGATTAAAGGCTCTATCCATGACAGGATATATAGATTCACTATCCAATAGCTTCATTACAG GCCTTTCGGACGTGTCGAAAGCGTATCAAGCTGCCATGAGCGCTGCTCCAGCCAATTCTCTCAAAGGTCCTCTACAAACATCAGTACAAGACAAGGCCGATGCCTTCTCCGAGCATCTTCGTGCCGATCACACCACAGCTTTCTGCAAAATCCAGGACGGGCTTCAATACTTGTCATATCTTGTTCTCTCAACCTCAATGCCATCTGCTTGA